A region from the Campylobacter subantarcticus LMG 24377 genome encodes:
- the yedF gene encoding sulfurtransferase-like selenium metabolism protein YedF, with the protein MIIHYSLNLEGEACPYPAIATIDALKELKSGEVLEILCDCPQSINSIPQDAKNRGFKILEINQDGPTLRFLIQKP; encoded by the coding sequence ATGATTATTCATTATAGTTTAAACTTAGAAGGTGAAGCTTGTCCATACCCTGCTATAGCTACTATTGATGCTTTAAAAGAACTAAAATCAGGCGAAGTTTTAGAAATCTTATGTGATTGTCCACAAAGTATTAATTCTATACCGCAAGATGCAAAAAATCGTGGTTTTAAAATTCTAGAGATAAATCAAGATGGTCCAACGCTAAGATTTTTAATTCAAAAGCCTTAA
- the yedE gene encoding selenium metabolism membrane protein YedE/FdhT — protein sequence MHSFKQSFFINFWNNSKGMIMLGILSAIYFGIFGSVWAVTGEMTRWGGELLEFFGMDLSSYSYYQKQNLSGTPLTRIDGIMLIGMFIGCLSAAFLANKFKWRLPVSKIRIFQAIIGGILSGFGARLAFGCNLANFFTGLPYFSLHTWVFTIFMILGIYLAVKVCNLAPFKPKAKLQRVCKENQPLKTQNKTVKIYFYIGLILFIVFIAYAVFIIQKQPLNIKNKESILPLALIFGFVFGFIISRAQICFTSCFRDLFLFGRDNTIKGALIGMIIACLIAFAFILQGHTSKIIEISPNVALGAFLFGFGIVFAGGCECGWMYRACEGQSHFIIAGIANIIGTMILALSYNHFPNFLTDGVKVHILNEFGYFNGLLINLVLFGTLFLFILKFKKSFFFKQNKKGKI from the coding sequence ATGCATTCTTTTAAACAATCTTTTTTTATAAATTTTTGGAATAATTCCAAAGGCATGATTATGCTTGGAATTTTAAGTGCTATTTATTTTGGAATTTTTGGTAGTGTTTGGGCAGTCACTGGCGAAATGACGCGCTGGGGTGGAGAGCTTTTAGAATTTTTTGGTATGGATTTAAGCTCTTATTCTTATTATCAAAAGCAAAATTTAAGTGGAACCCCTTTAACAAGGATTGATGGTATTATGCTTATAGGTATGTTTATAGGGTGTTTAAGTGCTGCGTTTTTAGCAAATAAATTCAAATGGCGCTTACCTGTTAGTAAAATTCGAATTTTTCAAGCTATTATAGGTGGAATTTTATCCGGATTTGGCGCAAGACTTGCTTTTGGTTGCAACTTGGCAAATTTTTTTACAGGCTTGCCTTATTTTTCTTTACATACTTGGGTTTTTACTATATTTATGATTTTAGGGATTTATCTAGCTGTTAAAGTTTGCAATCTAGCACCTTTTAAACCAAAAGCCAAATTACAACGCGTTTGCAAAGAAAACCAACCATTAAAAACACAAAATAAAACCGTAAAGATATATTTTTACATAGGACTTATTTTATTTATAGTTTTTATCGCTTATGCTGTATTTATAATACAGAAACAACCTTTAAATATTAAAAACAAAGAAAGTATTCTTCCCTTAGCGCTAATATTTGGCTTTGTTTTTGGTTTTATTATATCTAGAGCTCAAATTTGTTTTACTTCTTGCTTTAGAGATTTGTTTTTATTTGGTAGAGATAATACTATAAAAGGTGCTTTAATAGGGATGATTATAGCTTGTTTAATAGCCTTTGCTTTTATCTTACAAGGACACACTAGCAAAATAATAGAAATATCACCAAATGTTGCTTTAGGTGCTTTTTTGTTTGGCTTTGGGATAGTTTTTGCGGGTGGGTGCGAATGTGGCTGGATGTATAGAGCTTGTGAAGGACAAAGTCATTTTATTATAGCGGGTATTGCAAATATTATTGGCACTATGATATTAGCTTTAAGTTATAATCATTTTCCAAATTTCTTAACAGACGGAGTAAAGGTTCATATTTTAAACGAATTTGGTTATTTTAATGGCTTATTGATTAATTTAGTTTTATTTGGAACTTTATTTTTATTCATATTAAAGTTTAAAAAATCATTCTTTTTCAAACAAAATAAAAAAGGGAAAATATGA
- a CDS encoding adenylosuccinate synthase, which translates to MSKADIVVGIQWGDEGKGKIVDKLCENYDYVCRSAGGHNAGHTIWVDGIRYALHLMPSGILNKQCINVIGNGVVVNPDVLISEMAQFENLEGRLFISDRAHLNLNHHALIDQARERLKGDKAIGTTGKGIGPSYEDKISRNGHRVGELLESEKLCENLMKDFELKKTYFDVLDIAMPSYDEILKDLKRFKEILAPYITDTTRMLWKALDEDKKVLLEGAQGSMLDIDHGTYPYVTSSTTISAGALSGLGLNPKEIGKVIGIVKAYTTRVGNGAFPSEDLGEDGEKIGLIGKEIGVSTGRKRRCGWFDAVAVKYTARLNGLDSLSLMKLDVLDGFDSVKICRAYEYKGQEIDYVPCDLENVKPIYEVMEGWDKVTGIRDYDLLPENAKKYIKRLEELSGVKVGYISTSPERDDTIIL; encoded by the coding sequence ATGAGTAAAGCAGATATTGTCGTTGGTATCCAATGGGGTGATGAGGGTAAAGGTAAGATAGTTGATAAACTATGTGAAAATTATGATTATGTTTGCAGGAGTGCAGGCGGACATAATGCAGGTCACACTATATGGGTTGATGGTATAAGATATGCTTTACATTTAATGCCATCAGGTATTTTGAATAAACAATGTATTAATGTTATAGGTAATGGGGTTGTTGTAAATCCTGATGTATTAATTAGCGAAATGGCTCAATTTGAAAATTTAGAAGGAAGATTATTTATAAGTGATAGAGCTCATTTGAATTTAAATCACCATGCTTTGATTGATCAAGCAAGAGAAAGACTTAAAGGCGATAAAGCTATAGGAACAACAGGCAAGGGTATAGGACCAAGTTATGAAGATAAAATAAGCCGCAATGGGCATAGAGTAGGGGAATTGCTAGAGTCTGAAAAACTTTGCGAAAATTTAATGAAAGATTTTGAACTTAAAAAAACTTATTTTGATGTTTTAGACATCGCAATGCCTAGTTATGATGAAATCTTAAAAGATTTAAAACGCTTTAAAGAAATACTAGCTCCTTATATTACAGATACTACAAGAATGCTTTGGAAAGCTTTGGATGAGGATAAAAAAGTATTATTAGAAGGTGCGCAAGGATCAATGCTTGATATTGATCATGGAACTTATCCTTATGTTACTAGTTCAACAACTATTTCGGCTGGAGCTTTAAGTGGTTTGGGATTAAATCCAAAAGAAATTGGAAAAGTTATAGGTATAGTAAAAGCTTATACAACAAGAGTGGGAAATGGAGCTTTTCCAAGTGAAGATTTAGGCGAAGATGGTGAAAAAATAGGACTCATTGGTAAAGAAATCGGCGTAAGCACAGGTAGAAAAAGAAGATGTGGTTGGTTTGATGCGGTTGCAGTAAAATACACTGCAAGATTAAATGGTTTAGATTCATTATCGTTGATGAAACTAGATGTACTAGATGGTTTTGATAGTGTAAAAATTTGTAGAGCATACGAGTATAAGGGGCAAGAGATAGATTATGTTCCATGTGATTTAGAAAATGTTAAGCCTATTTATGAAGTGATGGAAGGCTGGGATAAAGTTACAGGAATTAGAGACTATGATTTATTGCCTGAAAATGCTAAAAAATACATCAAACGCTTAGAGGAGCTAAGTGGAGTAAAAGTGGGTTATATTTCTACAAGCCCTGAAAGAGATGATACTATCATTTTATGA
- a CDS encoding flagellar FliJ family protein, with protein sequence MKSKYSSVIKLRKQQLDKAEANLTKTRQKLLQYEEELKEASRTCESLTLADKGSVALLRSSLKMQEIAREGKQRIKQKLDLTKKEFAHHQHLYKKAHLEFEKIKVLENEELKKIQKALQKEEEKFIDELAIIRHFNKDKS encoded by the coding sequence ATGAAAAGCAAATACTCTTCTGTGATTAAGCTTAGAAAGCAACAGCTTGATAAAGCAGAAGCAAATTTAACCAAAACAAGACAAAAGCTTTTGCAATATGAAGAAGAACTTAAAGAAGCTTCAAGAACTTGTGAAAGCTTAACTTTAGCTGATAAAGGTTCGGTGGCGCTTTTGCGATCTTCTTTGAAAATGCAAGAAATCGCAAGAGAAGGTAAGCAAAGAATAAAACAAAAATTAGATTTAACTAAAAAAGAATTTGCGCACCATCAGCATTTATATAAAAAAGCACATTTGGAATTTGAAAAAATCAAAGTATTAGAAAATGAAGAGTTAAAAAAGATCCAAAAAGCTTTACAAAAAGAAGAAGAAAAATTTATCGATGAACTTGCTATAATAAGACATTTTAATAAGGACAAATCATGA
- a CDS encoding MotE family protein: MKKIIYLFVFIGVLHAQQSCEQYFEARKEQMQEQIREYDEARQGLEAYKASFEALQKEKMQVLVQKEADINASLEQIKTLKEQNERILEATKKNLQVINDKTMGRITEIYAKMKDVAVAGILSEMESDEASRILLSLDPRKISSVMAKMDPKKASDLTLLLKNLDQNASSQ; the protein is encoded by the coding sequence ATGAAAAAGATAATATATTTATTTGTTTTTATAGGGGTTTTGCATGCTCAACAAAGTTGTGAGCAGTATTTTGAAGCTAGAAAAGAGCAAATGCAAGAACAAATCAGAGAATACGATGAAGCTAGACAAGGCTTAGAGGCTTATAAGGCTTCTTTTGAAGCTTTACAGAAAGAAAAAATGCAAGTTTTAGTGCAAAAAGAAGCAGATATTAATGCAAGTTTAGAACAAATAAAAACTTTAAAAGAACAAAATGAGCGTATTTTAGAAGCAACAAAGAAAAATCTTCAAGTGATTAATGATAAAACTATGGGTCGTATTACAGAAATTTACGCAAAAATGAAAGATGTAGCAGTTGCGGGGATATTAAGTGAGATGGAGTCAGATGAGGCTTCGAGAATTTTACTTTCATTAGATCCTAGAAAAATTTCATCTGTTATGGCTAAGATGGATCCTAAAAAAGCTTCAGATTTAACCTTGCTTTTGAAAAATTTAGATCAAAATGCAAGTTCGCAATAA
- a CDS encoding DUF507 family protein, translating into MRIKPAHIPYIANKIILDLMHSSFVKIKDDSQKLLKVAKEIIEIDVLNERKLDEKAKELLESQEDEIEFMQIDRKSMFWMIKKKLANEFKFILDSEDRYNNLSHKILENLVEEDLINYNVSENRVKNLIFSSIMSYLKEYENLEDLVYEKISNYKRKLIPGSEEYELVFEKLYQEELRKKGLL; encoded by the coding sequence ATGCGTATCAAACCAGCTCACATACCTTATATAGCAAATAAAATTATACTTGATTTAATGCATTCTTCTTTTGTAAAAATCAAAGATGATAGCCAAAAACTTTTAAAAGTTGCAAAAGAGATTATAGAAATAGATGTTTTGAATGAGCGTAAGCTAGATGAAAAAGCAAAAGAGCTTCTAGAAAGCCAAGAAGATGAGATTGAGTTTATGCAAATTGACAGAAAAAGTATGTTTTGGATGATCAAGAAAAAATTAGCTAATGAGTTTAAATTTATACTTGATAGCGAAGATCGATACAACAACCTTTCTCATAAAATTTTAGAAAATTTAGTAGAAGAGGATTTGATTAACTACAATGTATCAGAAAATCGCGTGAAAAATCTAATTTTTTCAAGTATTATGTCTTATTTAAAAGAATATGAAAATTTAGAAGATTTGGTTTATGAAAAAATTTCAAATTATAAAAGAAAGCTTATCCCAGGTTCTGAAGAATATGAATTAGTATTTGAAAAGTTATATCAAGAAGAGCTTAGAAAAAAGGGACTTTTATGA
- the carA gene encoding glutamine-hydrolyzing carbamoyl-phosphate synthase small subunit: MKAYIYIENDVFLSAKAFGQNGTFFGELVFNTSLTGYQEIISDPSYAGQFVVFSMPEIGIVGVNNEDNESKEIFASGMIIRELNEDYSNFRANSSLSTYLKNHRKIGLYEIDTRFLVKMIRDQGNLRAVISTEIKDKEELKKILLSSAKIDEVNYVAQVSTKSSYRHSKGAWDHSKKAYENIKTSGKKIAVIDYGVKENILNELVSVGLEVEVFPYNTKAKDLIDLYQKGAIHGIFLSNGPGEPKILKDEIAEIKKLVEAKIPMLGICLGHQLLSNAFGYETYKMKFGQHGANHPVINLTNNMVEITAQNHNYNVPEKIAEVATITHRNLFGDNVEGVRYKNYPIISVQHHPEGSSGPHESKYIFKEFLELL, encoded by the coding sequence ATGAAAGCTTATATTTATATAGAAAATGATGTTTTTTTAAGTGCAAAGGCTTTTGGGCAAAATGGAACTTTTTTTGGTGAGCTTGTTTTTAATACCTCTTTAACGGGCTATCAAGAGATTATTTCTGATCCTTCATATGCGGGTCAATTTGTGGTTTTTTCAATGCCAGAAATTGGTATAGTTGGTGTTAATAATGAAGATAATGAAAGCAAAGAAATTTTTGCTAGTGGTATGATCATAAGAGAATTAAATGAAGATTATTCTAATTTTAGAGCCAATAGTTCTTTAAGTACTTATTTGAAAAACCATAGGAAGATAGGGCTTTACGAAATTGATACTAGATTTTTAGTTAAAATGATTAGAGATCAAGGCAATTTAAGAGCTGTTATTTCTACTGAAATCAAAGACAAAGAAGAGCTTAAAAAAATACTTCTTTCTAGTGCTAAAATCGATGAGGTAAATTATGTAGCACAAGTTAGCACTAAAAGCTCTTATAGGCATAGTAAAGGTGCTTGGGATCATAGCAAAAAAGCTTATGAGAATATAAAAACAAGTGGTAAAAAAATAGCTGTGATTGATTATGGTGTAAAAGAAAATATTTTAAATGAGCTTGTAAGCGTAGGACTTGAAGTAGAAGTTTTTCCTTATAATACCAAGGCAAAAGATTTGATTGATTTATACCAAAAAGGTGCAATTCATGGTATATTTTTATCAAATGGACCAGGTGAGCCAAAAATTTTAAAAGATGAAATTGCAGAGATTAAAAAACTAGTAGAAGCAAAAATTCCTATGTTAGGTATTTGTTTGGGGCACCAACTTTTAAGTAATGCATTTGGTTATGAAACTTATAAGATGAAATTTGGTCAACATGGAGCAAATCATCCTGTGATTAATCTTACTAATAACATGGTTGAAATTACAGCACAAAATCACAATTATAATGTGCCAGAAAAAATAGCAGAGGTTGCAACTATTACTCATAGAAATTTATTTGGCGATAATGTAGAGGGTGTAAGATATAAAAATTATCCTATTATATCAGTGCAACATCACCCAGAAGGATCATCAGGGCCGCATGAGAGCAAATATATCTTTAAAGAATTTTTAGAGCTTTTGTGA
- a CDS encoding sulfite exporter TauE/SafE family protein, translating into MNLDFIALASIAFLSSFGHCYGMCGGFVLAYTQLSKQIKLPFSLLIFSYHLSRIFTYVCLGVFFGFFGNLFSFSEFAKGVMFFVIGIFMMILACALIFKGKFLAFFENSLIFDCIVKKNISKLIQNKSLKSTIFLGFLNGFVPCGLVYFYIAFGMSVQNVYLAALIMFIFGLSTLPALVFFAYFSKTLSEKFQKTISLISYILIFFYGVYFSYTGFMLTR; encoded by the coding sequence GTGAATTTAGATTTCATTGCTTTAGCGAGTATAGCTTTTCTTTCAAGCTTTGGACATTGCTATGGAATGTGCGGAGGCTTTGTTTTGGCTTATACTCAACTTTCAAAGCAAATCAAACTTCCTTTTTCTCTTTTGATTTTCTCTTATCATTTATCTCGAATTTTTACCTATGTTTGTTTAGGCGTGTTTTTTGGATTTTTTGGAAATTTATTTTCTTTTAGCGAATTTGCAAAAGGTGTAATGTTTTTTGTTATCGGGATTTTTATGATGATTTTAGCTTGTGCTTTAATTTTTAAAGGAAAATTTTTAGCTTTTTTTGAAAATTCTTTAATTTTTGACTGTATTGTCAAAAAAAATATTTCCAAACTAATTCAAAATAAGTCTTTAAAAAGTACTATTTTTTTAGGCTTTTTAAATGGTTTTGTGCCTTGTGGCTTGGTGTATTTTTATATAGCTTTTGGAATGAGCGTGCAAAATGTTTATTTAGCAGCGTTAATTATGTTTATTTTTGGACTTTCAACCTTGCCCGCATTGGTTTTTTTTGCTTATTTTTCTAAAACACTGAGTGAAAAATTTCAAAAAACAATTAGTTTGATTTCTTATATTTTAATCTTTTTTTATGGCGTGTATTTTTCTTATACAGGTTTTATGCTCACACGATAA
- the ccoN gene encoding cytochrome-c oxidase, cbb3-type subunit I, which produces MHPGNALNYDYTVAKYFMFATLLFGVIGMAIGTLIAFQMAYPDLNYLAGEYGTFSRLRPLHTSGVIFGFMLSGIWATWYYIGQRVLKVSMAESSFLMFVGKLHFWLYMITMIIAVITLFAGISTSKEYAELEWPLDILVVLVWVLWGVSIFGLIGIRREKTLYVSLWYYIATFLGIAMLYLFNNMAVPTYFVSGVGDWWHSVSMYAGTNDALVQWWYGHNAVAFVFTVGIIAQIYYFLPKESGQPIFSYKLSLFAFWGLMFVYLWAGGHHLIYSTVPDWMQTMGSVFSIVLILPSWGSAINILLTMKGEWSQLRESPLIKFMILASTFYMFSTLEGPILSIKSVNALAHFTDWIPGHVHDGTLGWVGFMTMAALYHMVPRMFKRELYSKSLMEAQFWMQTTGIVLYFSSMWIAGITQGMMWRATDEYGNLLYTFIDTVEAIIPYYWIRAVGGLLYLVGFFMFVYNIYKSISVGRVLDKEPKSASPMAA; this is translated from the coding sequence ATGCACCCAGGAAATGCGTTAAACTATGACTATACGGTTGCAAAATACTTTATGTTTGCTACCTTATTGTTTGGTGTTATTGGTATGGCTATTGGAACGCTTATTGCCTTCCAAATGGCTTATCCGGATTTAAACTATTTAGCCGGTGAGTATGGTACTTTTTCAAGACTTAGACCATTACACACTTCAGGTGTAATTTTTGGTTTTATGCTCTCAGGAATTTGGGCAACTTGGTATTATATTGGTCAGCGTGTGTTAAAAGTTAGTATGGCGGAATCAAGCTTTTTAATGTTTGTTGGTAAATTACATTTTTGGCTTTATATGATTACTATGATTATAGCCGTCATAACTTTATTTGCAGGTATTAGTACTTCAAAAGAATACGCAGAACTTGAATGGCCACTTGATATATTGGTAGTTTTAGTTTGGGTTTTATGGGGTGTAAGTATTTTTGGACTTATTGGAATTCGCCGTGAAAAAACTTTATATGTTTCACTTTGGTATTATATAGCTACTTTCTTAGGTATAGCGATGCTTTATTTATTCAACAATATGGCAGTGCCTACTTATTTTGTAAGTGGTGTGGGTGATTGGTGGCATAGTGTTTCTATGTATGCAGGAACAAATGATGCGTTAGTTCAATGGTGGTATGGGCACAATGCAGTTGCATTTGTATTTACTGTTGGTATTATTGCTCAAATTTATTATTTCTTACCAAAAGAAAGCGGTCAGCCAATTTTCTCATATAAATTATCTTTATTTGCGTTTTGGGGTTTAATGTTTGTTTATCTATGGGCAGGTGGACACCACTTGATTTATTCTACTGTGCCTGATTGGATGCAAACTATGGGTTCAGTTTTTTCAATTGTTCTTATTTTACCTTCTTGGGGTTCAGCAATTAATATTTTACTTACTATGAAAGGTGAGTGGAGCCAATTAAGAGAAAGTCCGTTGATTAAATTTATGATTTTAGCTTCAACTTTTTATATGTTTTCAACTTTAGAAGGTCCTATTCTTTCTATTAAATCAGTTAATGCATTAGCACACTTTACAGATTGGATTCCAGGACATGTTCATGATGGTACTCTAGGTTGGGTTGGCTTTATGACTATGGCTGCACTTTATCACATGGTGCCTAGAATGTTTAAAAGAGAACTATATAGTAAATCATTAATGGAAGCTCAATTTTGGATGCAAACCACAGGTATAGTATTGTACTTTAGTTCTATGTGGATAGCAGGTATTACCCAAGGTATGATGTGGAGAGCTACAGATGAATATGGTAACTTACTTTATACTTTTATTGACACTGTTGAAGCTATTATTCCTTATTATTGGATTAGAGCTGTGGGTGGCTTGTTATATTTAGTAGGATTTTTTATGTTTGTTTATAATATTTATAAATCAATTTCGGTAGGTAGAGTGCTTGATAAAGAGCCAAAAAGTGCTTCACCTATGGCAGCATAA
- the ccoO gene encoding cytochrome-c oxidase, cbb3-type subunit II — translation MFSWLEKNPFFFAVAVFIVIAYAGIVEVLPDFAQNARPIEGKKPYTVLQLAGRHAYIKESCNACHSQLIRPFKSETDRYGMYSVSGEYAYDRPFLWGSKRTGPDLLRIGNFRTTDWHENHMWDPVSVVPGSIMPAYKHMFSNNANIETAYAEALTVKKVFNVPYDVENGTKLGTWEEAQAEVKAEAQAIVDQMKNQDVKDAFARGEIKEIVALIAYLNSLK, via the coding sequence ATGTTTAGTTGGTTAGAAAAAAATCCATTCTTTTTTGCTGTAGCAGTATTTATAGTGATTGCATATGCAGGTATTGTAGAAGTTTTACCTGATTTTGCTCAGAATGCAAGACCAATTGAAGGTAAAAAGCCTTACACAGTTTTACAACTTGCAGGACGCCATGCTTATATTAAAGAAAGTTGTAATGCATGTCATTCGCAACTTATTCGTCCTTTTAAATCAGAAACAGATCGTTATGGTATGTATTCAGTTAGTGGTGAATATGCCTATGATAGACCGTTTTTATGGGGTTCAAAAAGAACAGGACCTGATTTATTACGTATAGGTAATTTTAGAACAACGGATTGGCATGAAAATCACATGTGGGATCCGGTTTCAGTTGTCCCTGGTTCTATTATGCCAGCTTATAAACATATGTTTAGTAATAATGCAAATATAGAAACAGCTTATGCAGAAGCACTAACTGTAAAAAAAGTTTTCAATGTACCTTATGATGTTGAAAATGGTACAAAACTAGGTACTTGGGAAGAAGCTCAAGCAGAAGTTAAAGCAGAAGCTCAAGCTATAGTAGATCAAATGAAAAATCAAGATGTTAAAGATGCGTTTGCTAGAGGCGAGATTAAAGAGATTGTAGCTTTAATTGCGTATCTTAACAGCTTAAAATAG
- a CDS encoding cytochrome c oxidase, cbb3-type, CcoQ subunit, with product MDLELIRELQAYGFFALVVFLVVVLYSYWFHLYRSEKTGRRNYEKYADLALHDEISDRVLEQNKRSA from the coding sequence ATGGATTTAGAACTAATAAGAGAGCTACAAGCTTATGGTTTTTTTGCTCTTGTAGTATTTTTAGTGGTAGTTTTGTATTCTTATTGGTTTCATTTGTATAGATCTGAAAAAACAGGTAGAAGAAATTATGAAAAATACGCTGATTTAGCATTGCATGATGAAATCAGCGATCGTGTTTTAGAGCAAAATAAAAGGAGTGCTTAA
- the ccoP gene encoding cytochrome-c oxidase, cbb3-type subunit III: MQWLNLQDNVNLLSFIGAILIILITLVVVGKLFKSMKEEKSQGELSEHSWDGIGEFKNPIPLGWAVVFFLAIVWCIWYFLWGYPLNSYSQIGEYNKEVQTHNEKFAQKFANLSAQDKQEMGKNIFLVQCSSCHGITGDGINGKAQNLNVWGSEEGLIEVITKGSKGMNYPMGEMLGAADNGIDEADVPAIAAYVASEISAIKKTENPQLVAKGKELFATCTVCHGENGKGTIDGQLVAPDLTKYGSAEFVVDVLNRGKAGSIGVMPHFNNGLLNELQKEAVSEYAISLSRGE; encoded by the coding sequence ATGCAATGGTTGAATTTACAAGATAATGTTAATTTATTATCTTTTATCGGAGCAATTCTTATCATACTAATTACGCTTGTTGTGGTAGGAAAATTGTTTAAAAGTATGAAAGAAGAAAAGAGCCAAGGTGAACTAAGTGAGCATAGTTGGGATGGTATAGGTGAGTTTAAAAATCCTATACCACTTGGTTGGGCTGTGGTATTTTTCTTAGCTATAGTATGGTGTATATGGTATTTTCTTTGGGGATACCCTTTAAATAGTTATTCTCAAATTGGTGAGTATAATAAAGAAGTTCAAACACATAATGAAAAATTTGCGCAAAAATTTGCAAATTTAAGTGCACAAGATAAACAAGAAATGGGTAAGAATATTTTCTTGGTTCAATGTTCTTCTTGTCATGGTATTACAGGTGATGGTATTAATGGAAAAGCACAAAATCTTAATGTATGGGGTTCAGAAGAAGGACTTATAGAGGTAATCACAAAAGGTTCTAAGGGTATGAATTATCCTATGGGTGAAATGTTGGGTGCGGCTGATAATGGCATAGATGAAGCTGATGTTCCAGCAATTGCTGCTTATGTTGCTTCTGAAATTTCAGCGATTAAAAAAACTGAAAACCCTCAACTTGTAGCAAAAGGAAAAGAATTATTCGCTACTTGTACAGTGTGTCATGGTGAGAATGGAAAAGGAACTATTGATGGCCAATTGGTAGCTCCGGATTTAACAAAATATGGTAGTGCTGAGTTTGTAGTAGATGTTTTAAATCGTGGTAAAGCAGGTAGTATAGGTGTAATGCCTCATTTTAATAATGGTTTATTAAACGAGCTTCAAAAAGAAGCAGTTAGCGAATATGCAATTTCTCTTTCAAGGGGTGAATAA
- a CDS encoding DUF4006 family protein translates to MENSNRCVFSLSGVSGMLIATVLLLSILTGLTIWGLKTQQEVMQKPYKIENAEQIKMFDSKREEHIIIKE, encoded by the coding sequence ATGGAGAATTCAAATAGATGTGTATTTTCACTTTCGGGTGTTAGTGGAATGTTGATCGCGACAGTTTTATTGCTATCAATTTTAACAGGACTTACTATTTGGGGGCTTAAAACACAGCAAGAAGTAATGCAAAAACCTTACAAAATAGAAAATGCAGAGCAAATTAAAATGTTTGATTCTAAAAGAGAAGAACATATTATCATAAAGGAATGA